CACCAGGCGGAATCGAAACCCGAAGATAACGCCTTGACGCCCCGGGAAAAGGAAGTGTTGCTCGGGCTCGTGGAAGGGTTGTCGAATAAAGAAATCGCAGACCGACTGTTCATCAGCGACAAAACCGTCAAGATCCATGTCAGCAATATCTACCGGAAACTCGACGTCAAAAGCAGGTCCCAAGCGATTATTTATGCAGTGCAAAACAGGCTCGTGCCGCTGCTGTAGAAGGAGTACATAAAATCCCCCATGCTTTTCTCAGCATGGGGGATTTTAATTTGCCCATCAGCTTTTCTCTCGAAGTCGAGCCTGATTCTAACGAATGAAGGATAGCGATGTGCAAGCAGTCATTTTTATACTTTCGAACAAGCCAGTTTACCTGCCCTTTCACTGCTGCTAAACTCATTTTAGTGAACTACCCGCCACTTAATTTTCTTCGAAAATTTGAAGTGGGGGCTTCGGGAAAGAAAAATTCCCCTCTTTTATTGCTTGGTCATTCACAGGGCCAACGCCCCATGTCACAAGCCTTGAATTCGTGGCGTCCCGACCACTACTCAGCGGGAAAATACGTTAGCTGGAGACGGGGGCGGCTAAGAACCCCAAATTCGACAGCTTGCGGATGCCGTAGTTCTTGAGGTTGAGGGCCGCGTTATGGTCCCGGTCGATCACGGCTTGGCAATGCGCACACGTATACGTCCGTTCAGAAAGCCGCAAGTTCTCTTTTTTTGTGCCGCAGGCGCTGCACAGTTTACTGGATGGGAAGAAGCGGTCGGCGACGATGTAGTGTTTCCCTTTTCGTTCCGCTTTGTATTTGAGCATATTACGGAACATGCCGAACCCGTTGTCGTGCAGTTTCTTGCCGAGTTTCAGGCACTGCGCCAGGTTTGACAGATCGAGGTCTTCCACCACAATCGCATCGTAATCATTGGTTATCTGATGACTGCGCTTGTGAAGGAAATCGTTCCGCTGGTTCGCCGCCTTTGCCATGGTCTTTTGATAGTGTACAACTGTTTGCCGGTAGTTCTTCGAATAGACAGGCTGTCCGTTTTCATCTTTCATCGCGCGTTCTTTCATCCGGGCCAGTGATTTGTTCAGCCGCCGCTGCCGTTTCCCGATCAATTCATGGAACCGCGGGTATTCCGCCTTTTGCCCCTCGCTGTCCATGTACAAATCGGATTGGCTGTAGTCCAAGGCGGTAATTTTGGATGTGGCGACCTTTTCCACGAGTTGCAGCTTTTCAAATGGATAATCGACGGAAATGGCCACGATGTAGCGGTCACCTTCCCGTTTGATGGTCGCCTTTTTGATCAGCCCATCGGCGGGCAGTTCCCGATGCAATCGAACGGGTATACCTTCAGGGAATTTCGGAATCCGCAGAAACGTCGCGCCGTCCCTCGATTCGATGCGGATATTCCCGTTCGTCTGGTTGGTTGTATAGCTGAATCCGCCTTGCTTTTTACTGTGGAATTTCGGCAGCCCCTTGACGTCTCGAAGGGAAGGCACATAGCCGGCTTTCATCTTTTTCTGTACAGATTTCTTGTAGTGCAGCGGGCGTTTACCGTAGGTCTCGTTATATTTTTTGATGGCTGCCTGAAAACGGATCTTGGCATCGTTGTAGACAAAGGCGTCATTTGACTTGTCAAGGAAATCAAACCGATTAGTGATCGTCGTGTAATTCGGAACCTTGTAGGTCAAAAAACCGCCTGAGAATTCGATGGATGTTAGGTGTTCAACCAACCCGGCCACGTACTCATTGTAGATTTTCCGCTCACATCCGAATGCCATCTCCAGGCGCTGCTTCTGTTCATCGGTCGGAAAAATGGCATAACGGAACGCGCCTGTTATCCACCCGTCAGGCAATTGCTTTTTCGTGCCTTTGATGTGACTTCCCTTCTTGTCAGCCGCCATAACGATGCCTCCTTCCTGTTCATTCATTGCCCTTTGTATACTGGAACTCACGTTCTGTTTATGTCGAGTATACAGGCTAGTTTGACAGAAAGAAAAGAAAAAATGTCGGCGTTCGCCGACCGAAATTCATCCCCACCCTGCTCGCTCCGCTTCCCGAGGATGGGAACTTCTTTCGGAATTCGTTAAAAATACGCCATCGGTAGTACTGGGACTAGTCCATCCGGATTTTTAAAATACGCCATTAGCGGAATAGGAAATGCTCTCCAGTACCCCCATAATCAAAAGTAAGAATTTTAAACCAATTATGAAAAGAGGCGGAGAGATGAAAAGATTATTTTCCATTGTATGCACCTTGGTCCTGGTGCTATCGCTGGTCCCTGCAGCATTCGCAACGGGCCTTGCCCCTGCTGCAGCGGTCGATGACAAAGTGTGGTCTGTGCTTGAAGAAAGTGAGACAGCGCAAATTGTCATCACCTTTAAAGGAGATTCAAAGCCGTCCGCAGACCAGCTGGCTCTGCTTGAGAATCTCGGCATCGATTCAGCAATTTCAATGAAGAGCTTGCCGATTGCCGGTGCCATAGCAACAAAGAGCCAAGTGGAAAAACTGGCAACAAATGACGAAGTCCTTTCGGTTTATTTGAATGAAAAGCTTGCGTACTACAATGCGGACGCCACGCAGATTACGGGTGTCGATAAAGCCGCCGCCGACCGTACATTCCAGGAACTGAACGGCGGATTCCCTGTCTCCGGCAAAGATATCGGCGTTGTCGTCAATGACAGCGGCGTGGATGGCGCACATAAAGATCACGAGTTTGGCCGTAATCTTGTTCAAAATGTGCTCGGGCAGACAAATCTGCAGAGTATCGTAGGAATTGTTCCCGTCTCTTATACTGAAGGAGTCATCAACACAGATACGAACTCCGGTCATGGCACCCACGTCGCCGGCACAGTCGGCGGTACAGGCGCAATGTCAGGCGGTGAGTATGCAGGAGCGGCACCAGGTGCTGATTTGATCGGCTACGGTTCAGGCGCAGCATTATTCGTCCTTGACGGCATCGGCGGATTTGATTATGCCATTACCCATCAGGAAGAGTATAACATTCGAGTGATCACAAACTCATGGGGTTCTTCCGGTGATTTTGAACCTCTTGCACCGATCAACGTAGCCAGCAAAAAAGCTTATGATCGCGGAATTACTGTTTTGTTCGCAGCTGGCAACTCCGGCCCTGGCGAAAACACACATAACCCTTACGCAAAAGCACCTTGGGTCATCTCAGTAGGTGCCGGTGAAAAAGACGGCACATTGGTTGATTTCTCCTCACGCGGTACAGAAGGTGTCGGCGGCACATTCGAACTTGACGGCAAGACATGGACTTGGAAAGACGAACCGACACTCGTAGCACCTGGTGTGGATATCGTCTCAACTCGCACTGTCTCACCGGTCACTTCACTAGCCACTGAGCAAGATGTAAATACATTGGATCCCGCTCACCTGCCGTATTACACAATCATGAGCGGAACATCGATGGCGACACCGCATGTTGCCGGTATCACAGCTCTTCTCTTGGATGCGGATCCGACACTGTCTCCGGATGAAATTAAATCGATCCTGACACAGACGGCGACGAACATGCCGGGCTATGAGACATGGGAAGTCGGCGCCGGGTATGTGAACGCTTATGCTGCACTCGATGCGGTATTTAACGGCAACACGTATGGCGCAACGCTGAACAGCACGAAGGACTTCAACGCGGATGCGGTTGCAGAATCCAACACACAGGATTTTGCAGTCGACTACACAGTGAACGTTAGCACCCAGCATAAGTTTCCGGTAGCGGAAGGCACGTCTGTCCTTTCGGCTACTGCGAATGCTCAGGGACTCATTGAGCAGACTGGCAATCCGGTCAATCTTGTACTGATCGCTCCAGATGGAACGGAATACAGTTCCGGCATCAGCCTGCTGTTTGCCACCACCTATGAGCGGACAGTCGTTGTCAATGGTCCACAGACAGGCGAATGGACACTCGAGGTCCGCGGCTTGAAAGGAACAGCGGAAAATCCGATCGCCCTTGCCGTTCCGGAAACTGTCCAAGGTACGGTTAAAACAACCCGTATCAGCGGGATAACCGGTGCGGCGGATATCGCTGGACATGAAGCGGGAGAAGCGATCGCATCAGGCATCGAGAACCGCTTGTTTGATTCTTATGAGAATGGTCTGTTCAAACCGGATTCTAAACTGAGCCGCGCTGAACTTGCGACTTACCTGGTAATGGGTGCCGAGGTTCGCCAGAACTTATCTGAGGCACCAAATTTCACAGATGTTTCAGCCGAACTATCTCCTTATGCAGAAGCAGTCACAGCCCAGGGAGCAGCGTTCCGTGATTATGATCAGTTCAATGCAGGCGTCATGACTGTCAAAGCAGACGGCACGTTCGATCCAAAAGGAACTGTTTCAAAAGCGGAACTCGCTTACTCACTTGTTCAGAGCCTCGGTCTTGAAGAAGAAGCTGAAGCATTTTCAGGAGATGTGACCGTCCAATACGGTGATACACGCGTTGCAATTACTGACCAAGGGGATATCCCAGCTCACTTGAAAGGCTATGTGCAGCTGGCACTTGATCTGAATATCCTGAATGCGCAATTCTCTGTAACTCAAGGCACATACGACCTGACACCGACAGTACAGGCATCATTCAGTCCGGCTGAAAAAGTTTCGCGCGGTGATTTTGCTGTAGCGTTCACACGGTATTACGAAGTGTTCTTTGCACAATAAGAGATTGATCGAAGCCGGCTCCTGGAGTCGGCTTTTTCATTGCAACTATGGTGTATTTGCTGCGTTACCTATGAGTTCCGTTAATCTCTTCCTAAATTCATAAGCATTCTTTATTTGTGCTAAGATAAAAGAAGCTTGGTATTGAAAGATTCCTTCACGCTGAACTGATATTAGAAAAAACAAATGTGAAAATGATTCATTTATTCAGCATCGATTTGCTGGAACTCGAATGGAACAATGGCTCCAGTTTGGGAAATGAAGCATTGACAGCGATTAAGAGCTTCGATGCCTGGAATTTCTCTCTGGAGCAGTACACAGAAACGGCCTTGGAGAACACGTAGTTTTTCGATGCTCTTCCAAGCTTTCAAGCAAAATTTAAGAGGAAGGCAGATTCCTCATTAGTCCTGAAAACAGGCGCCTGATGCCTCACATCAACAGAAACGAAAAGAGAGGAAGTTAGCGATGCGCCTGACAGAAGAACGAATTGTTCCGGATAATATGGATCCGATGAACGGTATGCTGCTTGAACACATCGCCCGCTATCATTTCGCAATTTACTATTGCCGCGGCACTGTGCTCGACATTGCATCCGGTGCAGGCTATGGAACACAATTGATCGCAAAAACATGTAAAGACAAAGTCACCCAGGTCATTGGCGCGGATTTGTCACAGGAAGCAATCACTTATGCACGCGGCCGCTATCATCATCCCCTTGCATATTTCCGACAAGGCGATGCATTGGACGACTCTTTCATGGACTCACTCGGTCAATTCGATACAATTTTAAGCTTTGAAACCATCGAACATGTCCCCGATGACCGTTTGTTTTTGGAACAGCTGATGAAGCGTCTGAAACCCGGCGGCACGCTGATTCTGTCCACTCCGTTCGGCCGCGGCCGCGGACAGCCAAGTAATGACCCTTTTCACGTGCATCAGCTCACACCCGGAGAATTCCGCAATCTCTTCAGTCCCTATCCCGGGACTGAATTCTATTACCAGCGGGGCGTCCTGATCGAACCGCCGCGCGAGAATATGTATCATCCGATCGGCATTGCCTTATATACAAAAACAAGCGGCCGCTGACTGCGGCCGTCTGCCTGTTATTCACTGGAGAATTCCTCGTTCAGCCACTCTTTGAATAATTCATAATCCTGTTCCACCTGCCGCTTATAAAACAGCGCCAAATGTGAAATATCTTCTGCAAAACGGTTGATATCGCCGATCGCTTTCAGAATTTCCGTTTCGCTGTCATATGGAAGGGCATCGTCCACATCGTGGTCGGCCCGCGCATGGATTTTCGCAGTCACTTTCCCCATGGCTTCTATCGTGTCAAGCATGCTTTCAGTGCTCTGCAGCGACTCCGGATCAACACCTTCATCAAACGATGAATTTTCCCGCACATAGAAATGGCGTTCACCGATCGAAAAGAAACCAAGATACGGGTCCTGCAAATAATGCATCGCTTTTTGCGTTCTGATTACGCGGCGTCCCTGATGCATGACTTCATCCGGACTGAACAGGTCATCATAAGAGAAATAATAGCCCGTTGCGGGATAACGCGCTTCTTTTGCTTCCAGGATGATATCATCCAGGTGGTCCTCCCCTTCACCTTCAATCAGGATGAAGTAGCGGTTCAGGCCGATTGACCCTGTCCCTTTCCCTTCAAGCCGGACGGCATCTTTTATCTTAAAGTAATTATTGACGGTCTCTTTATTTTCATCCAGTGACCGGATGTATTCCGGCCAGGCAACTTCCAGCTCTTGCCGTTCCGTGTCAGTCAGTGCCTCAAGCTCTCCATCCGTCTTAAACTGACGTTTACCGTCTTTCACCGCCGTCATTTCCTTCAATTTCTCTGCAGCTTCACGCGCCTCAAGACTGCTCAGCGCATTGGCGACAGGTCCGCCTGTGTTGTTTTTGGTGAACAAAAGCGTTTTCGGATCCTCTCCCTGTTTTGCAAAAATCTCAAGCTGCTGGTGGTACATCTTCAGAAAAGTAACGATGAATTTCGCTTCATCAGCCTCACTGTAATCCAGCTCTTCCGCATACAAGCCGATGCTGACAGCCATCCGGAAGACATCATATAAATAAGATCCTAGATAGCCTTCATCAAAATCATTCGAATCGAACACCATCTCGCCCTGCTCATTCCGGAAACCGCCGAAATTATCAAAATGCAGGTCCCCCTGAATCCAGGTCGGTTTATCCTCGGGCGTATGGTAGGAAAGTGGGAATCGGGAAATATCAAAGTAAAACAAATAGGCGCTTCCTCTGTAGAACCGAAACGGATTCCGGCTCATCTTTTTGTATTTGACCGAACGCTTTTGCCGGTCCAGGCCAAGGATTTCACCATCATAATGATTCAGCACTTCAGCGATCGTATACTTGCGCAAGCGCGCTTTCAATTTCTTGGTGCTTTCCATATTCACCCTCCTTTGAGTGATTTTCATTCATCATACCATCATTGCAGGGTGGCATCTAAAGCAAGGAGTTGAACATGAACTTATCTCCTCTACGGGCACCGGCGTTTTTCTGATAAATACAGAGGGTATTGAAGAAGAAATGCTTTTGGAGCGGCGACTGTGCCAGACTGCTGGGTAAACTCGCTCTGTTCCTTCAGCTGCGTGCCGGAAAGGGAGGAGAACAATAGTGCATGAACTTTACTTTATTTTCGGCGTTTTCATCCTGCTTTTCGTGATTACGGATCTGCTCTGGACTACTTTATGGGTGGATGGAGGTGCTGGACCGATTTCAAGCCGGCTGACAACAGTCATTTGGAAAGGGCTTCGGTTCATCACCAAAGACAGATCAAAACTACTGAGTCTGGCAGGGCCGATCATTCTGGTTTCCATTTTATTTATGTGGATTTTATCAATATGGGCAGGCTGGGTCTTCCTGTTCACAGGAGATGAAAATTCATTGATTGATACCCGTGATGATGAACCGATTACCTGGGCAGCCCGAATATACTTTGTGGCATATACAATGTTCACCATGGGAAATGGTGACTTCTCTCCCAAAGACGGCTTCTGGCAGATCGCCACTTCGCTGACAACAGCAAGCGGTATGCTTTTTGTAACGCTCAGTGTTTCCTATGTCCTTTCCGTACTGGGAGGCGTTACACAAAAACGGTCATTTGCAGAAGGTGTTACCGGTCAGGGAGAAAAAAGCGAAATCATTGTAAAACAAGGATGGAACGGCAAGGATTACAGTAATATCGACCTTTTCCTGAAAGATTATTCCGCCCAACTCAGCACACTGACTCAGCAGCACAAAGCTTATCCTATCCTCCACTATTATCACAGTGAAAAAACGGAACAAGCCTCCGCGGTGGCAGTAGTGGTATTCGATGAGGCGCTGACGCTGTTCAAGTATGGAATACCCGAACACCGGCAGCCAAATAAAGTCTGGGTTAGAGAAGCCCGTTCAAGTGTGCAGAGCTATTTGAGTACCCTGAACTCCGCTTTCATCAAATCTGCGGATCACGCACCCCCGCCGGTTGACCTGGAAAGCCTTCGATCAGCCGGCCTGCCTGTAACTTCAGAAAAAGAATTTGAACAAGCACATTCCAAGCTTGAAGAACGGCGAAAAAAACTGTTAGGGATGATCAGAGCCGATGCTTGGAAATGGCCCGCTGAACAGCAATGAACTCAGAAGGCATCACGCCAGCCCAGCAGAAATGGAGGTGGACACACATGAAGAAGTATCTATTCGTTTTAACGCTATTTACAGCTTCACTGACAGCTGCCGGATGCGGCGAGACAGAGGAAGTCCCTGAAGAAGAAGTCACTGAGGAAGAAGTAATTGAGACAGACGGAAGTCCCCTGGAAGATCCGGATGCTGAAGCTGTAGAAGAACCGATCGAAGAAACGGAAGAAGAGACAGTGGAAGAAGAAACGGATGAAGTATTGGAGGATGCGCCGCCGGTTGAGGAGTAATTTACCTGTGCGCTATTTAAAACCGTGCCGGTCTCATGCCGAAAATACACAGCTTCTTTTCTACAACATAGAAGAGGGGCTGTGTATTTTACTTGCCCGGTAATTTATCTATTACTCCTTTATGCCTCTCAACGTCTCTTTTGAGCTGTCTTCTTCCTTTTTGACAATTGACAGTGAACCGTTTCCTTTGAGCACGATCGCTTCCACTTCATCCAATGAACTCATTCCATGTTTTCGCACTTTTGCATACAGATCCTCGATACGGATCTGCTGCTTCTGCATCTGTTTTTCATTGAACCGGCCGTCAGCATACAAAAAAGCGGGAGAAGCTTTAATAAGATCAGCAATTGCATTGAAATTTGTCGTTAACTTCGCTACGATAAACTGCAGCAGAGTCAGCATGAATAAAATGACTGCTCCCTCCGCAAACGAAACCTTGTCATTCGTCAGAACACTTCCCAGTGTCGCGTCATATGTAATGGTGATGATGAAATTGAAAATGTTTATTTTAGTGAGAGTGCGCTTTTCGAATAGCCGCAGCAGCAGAATCAGAAAGGGATATGCCAGCAGGCCATGAAGAAGGCGCGCATGAGACTGTTCCAGCCGTCAAACACTAATGTATCAAGCATACATATCCCTCCTTTTGATATAATTCTGCAGAAAACATCCTAGCCCAATGAGACTTGAAAAGTTCCATTTAAATCAATCGGCAGAGCTGAACACGCCCGAATCACCCTTATTTTGAGTTTTCCTCTTCATCCTTACCATCCGGCCAGGGCCGTGCATCAAGTTTTACCAGTGAATAAAGAGATTTGCGACGGTCATTCAACTTATCGAGCGCATTCAGAAACTTTTCATCAGCCACTGTCGGCAGCCCTTTCTCTCTAAGATGGGCTAGATTCGGATGTGGGGGAACCGAACTTTCAGACCCATCAATTTTTGCCGGCAACGCTTCCAAATAGCTTTTAATGCCGGAACGGGTGTCTTCCAGGAGGAAGCGGTTCGACTGATGGGTCTCCGGTACGCCAAACTCCAGAATAGTCAATGCTTCATCCAGCACGGTAACACCAATAGAAGCCGCTTTTGTCAAGTCCAAACTATGATAGTAATGAAGAATTGGAAAAGCCCGATGCTGTGAAGCAAGGGTGCCTAATTGGGAGATCGCTGAATTCAAGAGGAGATCAATATCACGAAAATCCTGTCCGTTCCACGCTTTCCCCGCAACTTCATGTCCTGATTGTCCGATACCTGTAATACCAGAAGCGAAGGAGCGTTGGGTTGTCACAGCTCCGAGGATTGATAAGATATACGTAACTCCGAGTGTGATAAAAAGCATTCCGTTCCCGGATGCAATAGCTGTTGCAACCTGCCAGGGACCTTCCTTCGGTACATAATCTCCGACGCCTAATGTAAAAACCGTAAAACCAGTGAAATACACGAGTTCCCTTAACTCGGTCGGCAAATTATCCTGCGTATCGATGACTGCCTGGTCTCCGCCCATAAACAGCAGCAGCCAGCCGAGCCAGAGTAGCAGAATCCATCCTACAAGTGTCAATGTCAGAATGACCGGCCCCGCTAAGCTGAGTATCCGGCTATGTTTTCTTCCAATTGTCCGGATGAATTTCCATGTATACACCGCAATCCGATTAGAGACAGGTCCTGCTCCTCCTTCCACCTAAATTGTCGTTATAAATATATCTGCTGTAACAAGCAGCAGAATTAATAATCCGCTTATGAAAAAGAAAACTTCCATATTCCTCCTCCCTTTCAGAATACCTTTTTCCTTTTTTCTTTTAATTCCCTTGGATTCCAGCCACCAGCGGATTGCCCGCTTGCCGTAAGACACGGGCAATGACAAACCGAATTTTCATGGGGATTACTGTGAGACATAAACCAGAAGGCCACAGGACTGAAAATCCCTCAAGCATGGACAATTCAACTTTCCCTGGCTTCTTGCTTACCGCCTTCTCCTGCTTCCTGCCTTTCTCTCTTCAGCGCAAGCCCCATTGATAAACAGACGACCAGCAGGATGAAGGCG
Above is a genomic segment from Planococcus lenghuensis containing:
- a CDS encoding class I SAM-dependent methyltransferase, coding for MRLTEERIVPDNMDPMNGMLLEHIARYHFAIYYCRGTVLDIASGAGYGTQLIAKTCKDKVTQVIGADLSQEAITYARGRYHHPLAYFRQGDALDDSFMDSLGQFDTILSFETIEHVPDDRLFLEQLMKRLKPGGTLILSTPFGRGRGQPSNDPFHVHQLTPGEFRNLFSPYPGTEFYYQRGVLIEPPRENMYHPIGIALYTKTSGR
- a CDS encoding RNA-guided endonuclease InsQ/TnpB family protein, which codes for MAADKKGSHIKGTKKQLPDGWITGAFRYAIFPTDEQKQRLEMAFGCERKIYNEYVAGLVEHLTSIEFSGGFLTYKVPNYTTITNRFDFLDKSNDAFVYNDAKIRFQAAIKKYNETYGKRPLHYKKSVQKKMKAGYVPSLRDVKGLPKFHSKKQGGFSYTTNQTNGNIRIESRDGATFLRIPKFPEGIPVRLHRELPADGLIKKATIKREGDRYIVAISVDYPFEKLQLVEKVATSKITALDYSQSDLYMDSEGQKAEYPRFHELIGKRQRRLNKSLARMKERAMKDENGQPVYSKNYRQTVVHYQKTMAKAANQRNDFLHKRSHQITNDYDAIVVEDLDLSNLAQCLKLGKKLHDNGFGMFRNMLKYKAERKGKHYIVADRFFPSSKLCSACGTKKENLRLSERTYTCAHCQAVIDRDHNAALNLKNYGIRKLSNLGFLAAPVSS
- a CDS encoding S8 family serine peptidase — protein: MKRLFSIVCTLVLVLSLVPAAFATGLAPAAAVDDKVWSVLEESETAQIVITFKGDSKPSADQLALLENLGIDSAISMKSLPIAGAIATKSQVEKLATNDEVLSVYLNEKLAYYNADATQITGVDKAAADRTFQELNGGFPVSGKDIGVVVNDSGVDGAHKDHEFGRNLVQNVLGQTNLQSIVGIVPVSYTEGVINTDTNSGHGTHVAGTVGGTGAMSGGEYAGAAPGADLIGYGSGAALFVLDGIGGFDYAITHQEEYNIRVITNSWGSSGDFEPLAPINVASKKAYDRGITVLFAAGNSGPGENTHNPYAKAPWVISVGAGEKDGTLVDFSSRGTEGVGGTFELDGKTWTWKDEPTLVAPGVDIVSTRTVSPVTSLATEQDVNTLDPAHLPYYTIMSGTSMATPHVAGITALLLDADPTLSPDEIKSILTQTATNMPGYETWEVGAGYVNAYAALDAVFNGNTYGATLNSTKDFNADAVAESNTQDFAVDYTVNVSTQHKFPVAEGTSVLSATANAQGLIEQTGNPVNLVLIAPDGTEYSSGISLLFATTYERTVVVNGPQTGEWTLEVRGLKGTAENPIALAVPETVQGTVKTTRISGITGAADIAGHEAGEAIASGIENRLFDSYENGLFKPDSKLSRAELATYLVMGAEVRQNLSEAPNFTDVSAELSPYAEAVTAQGAAFRDYDQFNAGVMTVKADGTFDPKGTVSKAELAYSLVQSLGLEEEAEAFSGDVTVQYGDTRVAITDQGDIPAHLKGYVQLALDLNILNAQFSVTQGTYDLTPTVQASFSPAEKVSRGDFAVAFTRYYEVFFAQ
- a CDS encoding DUF2252 domain-containing protein; this translates as MESTKKLKARLRKYTIAEVLNHYDGEILGLDRQKRSVKYKKMSRNPFRFYRGSAYLFYFDISRFPLSYHTPEDKPTWIQGDLHFDNFGGFRNEQGEMVFDSNDFDEGYLGSYLYDVFRMAVSIGLYAEELDYSEADEAKFIVTFLKMYHQQLEIFAKQGEDPKTLLFTKNNTGGPVANALSSLEAREAAEKLKEMTAVKDGKRQFKTDGELEALTDTERQELEVAWPEYIRSLDENKETVNNYFKIKDAVRLEGKGTGSIGLNRYFILIEGEGEDHLDDIILEAKEARYPATGYYFSYDDLFSPDEVMHQGRRVIRTQKAMHYLQDPYLGFFSIGERHFYVRENSSFDEGVDPESLQSTESMLDTIEAMGKVTAKIHARADHDVDDALPYDSETEILKAIGDINRFAEDISHLALFYKRQVEQDYELFKEWLNEEFSSE
- a CDS encoding ion channel, which encodes MEGGAGPVSNRIAVYTWKFIRTIGRKHSRILSLAGPVILTLTLVGWILLLWLGWLLLFMGGDQAVIDTQDNLPTELRELVYFTGFTVFTLGVGDYVPKEGPWQVATAIASGNGMLFITLGVTYILSILGAVTTQRSFASGITGIGQSGHEVAGKAWNGQDFRDIDLLLNSAISQLGTLASQHRAFPILHYYHSLDLTKAASIGVTVLDEALTILEFGVPETHQSNRFLLEDTRSGIKSYLEALPAKIDGSESSVPPHPNLAHLREKGLPTVADEKFLNALDKLNDRRKSLYSLVKLDARPWPDGKDEEENSK
- a CDS encoding YetF domain-containing protein; this encodes MLTLLQFIVAKLTTNFNAIADLIKASPAFLYADGRFNEKQMQKQQIRIEDLYAKVRKHGMSSLDEVEAIVLKGNGSLSIVKKEEDSSKETLRGIKE
- a CDS encoding potassium channel family protein, with protein sequence MHELYFIFGVFILLFVITDLLWTTLWVDGGAGPISSRLTTVIWKGLRFITKDRSKLLSLAGPIILVSILFMWILSIWAGWVFLFTGDENSLIDTRDDEPITWAARIYFVAYTMFTMGNGDFSPKDGFWQIATSLTTASGMLFVTLSVSYVLSVLGGVTQKRSFAEGVTGQGEKSEIIVKQGWNGKDYSNIDLFLKDYSAQLSTLTQQHKAYPILHYYHSEKTEQASAVAVVVFDEALTLFKYGIPEHRQPNKVWVREARSSVQSYLSTLNSAFIKSADHAPPPVDLESLRSAGLPVTSEKEFEQAHSKLEERRKKLLGMIRADAWKWPAEQQ